The following proteins are encoded in a genomic region of Cryptomeria japonica chromosome 11, Sugi_1.0, whole genome shotgun sequence:
- the LOC131063074 gene encoding transcription factor FAMA, translated as MDETRVNPHNCFSSPFHDQDMFGLHEVSYSNMDSGLQDLTFDLPYTSGPNPQISGGPIEYMGTLKGYFCTNSEENSSYLVPMYIDPALGSPALDSKVPALLGSLDGIEDHAASSSFSNYGTDKVARTMNQKELSSSKSRREHNLYLHRAAYRSESQRYNHIMAERQRREEMNEKFSILRTILPNITKKDKASIVTDTINYVRELEKKVKYLQDFKYKANKTKGSKQNHSSTDHEIKQDELVDAKMMNDEYKQDLGALPHIELKNMGNQALIKLVCSRSRGLILRTHKALVDCKVDLLQSKVTTLENNAVHCFSVELNPGVSASNDEIISALEEATRNGHRSSATALYF; from the exons ATGGATGAGACTAGGGTTAATCCCCACAACTGTTTCTCTTCACCATTTCATGATCAAGATATGTTTGGTCTGCATGAAGTTTCATACAGCAATATGGATTCTGGCCTTCAAGATCTCACCTTTGATCTGCCATATACATCAGGACCAAACCCTCAAATTTCAGGGGGACCCATTGAATATATGGGGACCCTAAAGGGATACTTCTGCACCAATTCAGAAGAAAATTCAAGTTATTTGGTTCCCATGTATATTGATCCTGCTCTTGGATCACCTGCACTTGATTCTAAGGTCCCTGCTCTGCTAGGTTCCTTAGATGGGATTGAGGACCATGCAGCATCTAGCTCTTTCAGTAACTATGGTACTGATAAGGTGGCCAGAACTATGAACCAGAAGGAATTATCATCAAGCAAATCTAGGAGGGAGCATAATCTGTATCTGCATAGAGCTGCATACAGATCAGAGTCTCAGAGATATAACCACATCATGGCTGAAagacagagaagagaagagatgaATGAGAAATTCTCAATTCTGAGGACCATTCTGCCAAATATAACAAAG AAAGACAAGGCCTCCATTGTTACAGACACAATTAATTATGTCAGAGAGCTTGAAAAGAAGGTCAAGTATCTTCAAGATTTCAAATACAAGGCCAACAAGACAAAAGGATCCAAGCAGAACCACTCTAGTACTGATCATGAAATTAAGCAGGATGAATTGGTGGATGCAAAGATGATGAATGATGAATACAAGCAG GATCTTGGTGCCCTCCCACATATTGAATTAAAAAACATGGGCAATCAAGCTCTAATCAAGTTGGTATGCTCTAGGAGCAGGGGACTGATCTTAAGAACACACAAAGCTCTGGTGGACTGCAAAGTGGATTTGCTGCAGTCTAAGGTGACCACCTTGGAGAACAATGCAGTACACTGCTTTTCTGTTGAA TTGAATCCAGGTGTGAGCGCAAGCAATGATGAGATAATTAGTGCTCTTGAAGAAGCCACACGTAACGGTCACAGATCTTCTGCAACTGCTCTATATTTTTAA